In the Thermodesulfobacteriota bacterium genome, CCCTACGGGGGTAATCCCGGCGGGGGGTGGGGCCTTCTCCCAGGGAGCTCGCGCCGACCTTCCTTGGCCAGCCACTCGTGGAACGCGTCTCTTCCCCGGAGATCTGGATTCTCGCGGTCCAGGGACCACTGCAGGGGGTTGTCGGAGATGTAGGTGCGGATGCGGTCGAGGGCCGCGTCATCCCGGACGACGTGCTCGAAGTATCCGCGCTGCCACACGCTGGCTCCGGGCGTGCCGCGCAGCGCGTTGACTCGGGCGGTTGCCGCCGCTTTGAAGCCGGCCACCAGAGACCCGAGGGTCCGCGGCGAACGCTGGAAACGCAGGCGGTCAGCCGCGGACGCGGAGCCTCCACAGGGCAGGAGCACCACCGCGTGCAGGTGATTGGGCATCACCACG is a window encoding:
- a CDS encoding transposase, with product MANDLPHRRSSRLPSFDYAQAGAYFVTVCTAGRRLVFGTVAGPTVDLNGVGRIIEEEWKRTAVLRPGVELDAFVVMPNHLHAVVLLPCGGSASAADRLRFQRSPRTLGSLVAGFKAAATARVNALRGTPGASVWQRGYFEHVVRDDAALDRIRTYISDNPLQWSLDRENPDLRGRDAFHEWLAKEGRRELPGRRPHPPPGLPP